The DNA region aaatcaaaatttccatTCATAGAATCCGATAATTgctttagggttttaattttggGGGTCAGCCGTAGAAAATGTCTCAATTCTCCTCCGCATTCACGGCCGCCTCCTCGGTCTCACTTCCTCCTCCGTCGTTCTACGTATCGGTTTCTAAACGCAGCTTCATCTATTGTTGTTCGTCGTCGCAGTCTAGAACGACCGTTGTTAATGGGAAATTCGATGGTAAAATCGTTGATAGAGATGAGATTCGTTTCGGCTTGCCTAGCAAAGGTCGCATGGCTGGTGACACTCTCGATCTACTCAAGGTAGTACTGGCTTAACACTTGTTTCTTATTAAAGTTTGTGAATTATGATTGGAATCAAGCATTACGAGCTATAATATAGCTGTTAATTGTATATGCTTTAACAAAGTTTGAGATTTAATTGCCATacaaagttttaaaaaatgaatcTATTCTGGTTTAAACGTTGATAAGATAGTATGTTCTGTTAAACTTTGCTTATAATCAGGTATGCTTACTGGAAAATAATGGTTTGCTTTTGAAATTTGTATGATTGCACCGTTTGCTTGATTGCATGGATGGTTAATTTTGATGGAAAATATTAATGGTGTCAACTACTGAGttaaacttttttaaataaaaaatgtaaggggatttaattttagctttttaaagtataagggataaatctcaaattgCATTAAGTATAGGACTAACAGCGCAAATTGACCTTTAGAAATTGAtttatttcctttattaattaattttatctggatttgtttattttgtataagAAACTGTAAAAGTGAGGCATTGGCACTTGCTGTGCAAAAAAATGCTTTGCATACGAAAGTGGATAACATTTCTGAgaagttaatttaaattttttttaataataaaaatgtacaTAAATTTTGTAATCATGTCATCATGTCCTCATTTTGTCTTtcctttaaagaaaaaaaaatctctatCAAACTCTTTGGTCTGACCCCTTCCATTATTCTGTATTTGTCAAAAGGATTGTCAATTGTCGGTTAAGCAGGTCAATCCTAGACAGTATGTTGCACAAATACCTCAGGTTTGTCCTATCTTTCTCTCTCACAATATGCACTGTACTCGGGACCTGTATATGATTAATATGTAGGATTGATACTGAATGCATAATTTGTTTATATCCCAGCTTTCCAATGTAGAAGTCTGGTTTCAGCGGCCCAAAGACATTGTACGGAAATTGTTATCTGGAGATTTAGATCTTGGTATTGTGGGGCTTGATACTGTCAGTGAATATGGGCGGGTAAGTAGTTAGACATTGCATGGCCCCAAGACATTTTTTAATTCATTCTGTCATTATCAAAATGTTACTGAGAATCCAAATATCTAATTCTATGCAGTGAATATGTTAGAATTTCAGCCTTGCCGATTAATTTTGCCATGTCATCTTAGAACTAGTTATACATTATTGTCTGAGTTATCTAATGTTAGGCTTGGAGGTGATCTGGTTTATTCTACTACTGCACTTATCCTTTTGCCTATATGCAAAAAGATTCTTTCTTGAAAAAATGAATGCAGAATGGAACTTTACTGCTTCAATATTTTTATCAGGGGGATGAAGATCTTATCTTTGTTCATGATGCCCTCAAGTATGGAGATTGCCGTTTGTCCCTTGCAGTAAGCAGATTCTTTGTTACTAGTACATAGCCAGATTCATCTTCCTGATATCCTTGCTATTGATGATTTGCATATTTTTGTTCAGATTCCTAAGTATGGGATCTTTGAGAATATCAATTCACTGAAGGAGCTAGCTCAGATGCCTCGGTGGACTATTGATAGACCTCTAAGAGTTGCAACTGGCTTCACTTATGTATAACATCCGTTTAAATGGTTTTTGataattatattgattttagaaattatttttggtaccGTCTGCTTTGGTTAGCTTATTGCCTATTGGCAATTGTTTCTATTTGactttaatttcttttctatCTTTCTACCTAGCTTGGTCCTAAATTTATGCAAGAAAATGGATTGAAGCATGTGATATTTTCAACTGCTGATGGAGCCTTAGAGGCAGCTCCTGCGGTAAGAGTCAAAATTCTCCCGGAGTACCTGTAATTTACTTTTCATTTGAAGttatttaaaattgaatgaaagaGTAGCTCATCCTTCTACAATTCTGTGTCTATTAATTTACTTAAACCTTACTGAACACTCTTATCATGCATATTATTGCTTTCCTAAAGGAAAAATATTCCCACTTGAACTTCAGACTTCCAAGTCTAGTTGTTCACTCACTTCAGTTAATTCTCTGCTGCCTGCTTACGAGTTTTAAGATTGTTTTCCAGATTCATAAACCATAAATAGATTagttctctttctctctcttaaTTTAAACAGTATAGGCATGCATTATCTGATAGGTAATAAGagaaaaaagattcttcctttcCCATTGTGGGGTTAGATGATAAAAATGGAAGGAGTGAATGAAGGGAAGCGATGTTGTTTATATGACAAAAGGAAGAAGTAACAAGGGAACATAGCAATGAGACTACCATAGAAACTAAGATACATAATCAGaggaaagaagagaaagaagCTTACCAGGCAACGAAAATGCTGCCTAACTAATAACTCTATATGGAGTTCTTATTCAATTTAGCGGTGGGGGTGGCAGGTTGGAAGCCCTTTATTAATGGGGTAGCTGACCCTAAAGGCAATTCTGCTGTTCTATCTTCACCCAATTGATATTTGACTGAACAAAATGTCCAGTCTTTCCCCTGTTGaaggaaatgatatttgaaagaCGGTTAGTACTTGCTAGATATGGATGAAGCATTTTGGAAAATGATGGTTCTATTTGTCTTCATGATGTTGTGGAAATAACTTCTCTTTGTTATTAATATAGATGGGAATAGCTGATGCAATCCTGGACCTTGTGAGTAGCGGGACAACTCTGAGGGAAAACAACTTGAAAGagattgaaggtggagttgtattGGAAAGCCAGGTAACCAGCTCTACATCTTTCCTGTTCCTGCAATTTTCAAGAATGTTATCTTGTCATCTGGAGTATGCTATTTTAAAAGGATttattttcagaatatttttCCCTACCTTTAGTCCATTTTTCTTCAGGCTGTTCTAGTTGCAAGCAGAAAAGCATTAATCCAGCGGAAGGGAGCTCTAGACATAACACACGAGATACTGGAAAGATTTGAGGCTCATTTGAGGGCAGCTGATCAGTTCATGGTATGGATATTCGTGATTCTTTGTTGTTATCTTTTCCCTTCCCTTCCCTCCCAGTATTCATCCTGTTTATCTTTTTATGGCAGGTAACTGCAAATATGAGGGGCAGTAGCGCAGAGGAAGTCGCTGAGCGAGTACTGAGCCAGCCATCATTATCTGGGTTGCAGGTGAGGTTTTGAAAAGATTTTGCTTCCTGGAGATACTCACTTTTTCCTAGTCTATTGCTAAATCTAAGATGGGTTTTAGAAATATTCATGTTTGCATTTTGCAGGGGCCCACAGTATCTCCAGTTCTTTGCAAGCGTGATGGAAAAGTAGCTGCTGACTACTATGCGATAGTCGTATGTGTACCCAAAAAAGCTCTATACAAGTCTGTGCAACAGTTGAGAGCGGTAAGTCATGACGAATTATAATAAATACTGCCTATATGTTATGGAAACTGTGGTTTTAATGCTTGTTCTATTTGCAGCACTAGTTTAAGCAGTGCACATCATTATAGTCATGAATTTGAATTTTCTCTGGTTCAGATTGGAGGCAGTGGAGTGCTAATTTCACCATTGACCTACATTTTTGACGAAGAGACCCCAAGATGGAGGGAACTGCTCTCGAAGCTTGGTCTTTAGTCCTTTACGATGGATACATGGGTGCATTACTTGCATTTCATATCAGAAGTTTTGAAGTCGTAAGGTACCAAGGTGGATTGGAAACTACTTTGGTGAGAGTAAGAACCTCCAAAAGTTTTGTATTATAGCTTGTTTAATTAAAATGTCATTCTCTTGCCCCTTctcttttgtttgtttttcttttctgatAGTGCAATCCTCATTGCAACCATAACAATGATTTAGAGAAAACGTTTCCCTTTTCGATTTTGTATGTATGATTATGGGGAATTGTTTGTATAGCTGCTAGTTTGCAGTTCTTATTGAAATGCATAGTCACTTTATATACGCTCTTAGCTTAGATGAAATCTACGTGCTTGGTAATTTTATTACATCCTTGGGGAAATACAACAAAACATCTCTCCTTTCAACTTATAATATAATTCACTAAGCCCAAAAAGACTGGTGGAAAACCATCAAAGGAACTTAAAGTAAGGAGCTCTCGAACTGGAAACTGGCATTTCAACCTTGTTATGTGGAGCTAGAATGCTTGGATGTTCCATTTCTCTTTGTTCTTGTGAGCCTAACCCAAATAACTCGATGACTTTTGGTTCACTAACTGTTATATCTGGCTTCAGGCTAATATATTCAAACATCAGACCAGGTTGATTTTGAAGCCCTTCAGTCTGTTCATGGTTTACAGTTCGACCAGTGCTGCTGTTGGAGGCAACAGTTGCTTCCTCTTCAACATCAGTGTAGCTTGCTACCGCCAAGGCTGATGGCTCTTCAGCATCGTGGTTCTGAACTAGTGGTAAACATTCTCCCCTAATCACTCCAATTCTTTTGTACCCCTAACCATCTTTATCCATCTTCCTACAAACCATCACTGTATCACCGATTGCCAGCTTCCAACGCTGCACAACTGGAAGCCATCCCTTACCAAGAACAGGCTTCGGATAGTCTTTCTTCCACCTTATAGAACAGCAAAATAACCGGACTTTGCCGTGGTCTGTCATCCTTCATCTTAAACTCCCACTTTATTTGGAACAGACAACCTGTTCTCAGTATCAATCTTTGTAAGTCTCTTGATGAATAAtagtttttctatttccattGTTTAAGGAAAAGTGAGTTGAAGAGGTAGAGCTTCAACGGGTTTTAGTGTTGCccagagaaacaaagaaaatggCTGATATTTATAGGGAAAAAGTGGCGAAATACAGTACATGGAGTGATATGGAGTACAcggattgttttttttttttttttggggggggggttacTTTAAAAAGATTATTTTGGTAGATTAAAAACACTAATTTTGACTGACATGGAGTTGATATTTGGAGGGGGCTTTTAAGAAAATCTCATCAACtttcactaaaaataattaatggtTTTGTTTGGTATTGTacgaattttaatttttatattttaatttggtattgTTTTATGACATTATTTGTTGGTTTAAATGGTCAAGGTCtttttataatgtttaaatttgaaatttaatttaattaataggaaACTTcctttatgcaaaaaaaaaatcatcgtaattaaaaaatttaaattttacaaatagaaTTAGAGGGTTAACAAGTATCGAggtataattaaatatttaaaaattaagtattttagAAAAAGAAATGTAACAAATTTTTAAACCagtttttagaataaaaaaaatacattttcaaTGTACTTTTTATTAACCCgagatttttaatttaaaagattATTTTCGTATATTAAGTATTtttgctgacatagatttggTATTTGGAGGGGGGTTTTAAGAAAATCTTATTGGATTAATTATTGAGGCTAAGTATAGAATGATATGGCACATTTTggatttaattcttttaaagggattgaaatgaaattttaatttttaatagtctatatttttataattttagggggataaaatgtaattttatctttattaacttaaaattttaaaattttttaaagggtctaaatagtaattttttattttaggggagTCGGTCTTGCCAGACCCCTAAATTTACCTTTTATTTGAGCTAtatctaaattctaaatttatgtcttgtattttaatttaatatgtcaaatttaaaaattgagttttatttttaatttatataatatgtaaCATCCCATATCTAATTCAGTCGTCTTGAGCTACGAGATGCCTCAATCATTAAAGTCACATATTCTTCATACAACCATTCACGCATGCAATTTAATGCATTTCACATACATTCTATGTCATATAATCATTTTCGAGTGCCATATGAGCTtaagaaatgtttttttttgtcttccttcatttttttttgtaattgtgtaatttggtaatttggtGCCATACGAGCTTACAAAATCCTCACCATTTACGTCACTCTGGATTGTTCGGCAATAGTGATTCGAGTATACAAATTATCACCTCAGATTACCcgacaacaatagttttcaattaataatttaattctataaTATCTCAATTATATCCGACTTGATTCGACAATTAATAGGCTAatttcaatatacaattcaaatctttcttatttatttcaaactttcaacatcaacttatcaattcaatacgtgacatatatataccaactcaagttcataccaatttcacatatcAATTTAagtcataaaatttttattttattcaatttagtcctgctTCATCATTCAATCCAACGCATTACAATtcaactcaagcattcatcaagaACTCACCTCCAACTTCATATGCTTCCTCTTCAACATCACCGTAGCTTGCTACCGCCAAGGCTGATGGCTCTTCGGCATCGTGGTTCCGAACTAAAGGTGAATCTCTTCTCTTGATCACTTCAATTCTATAGTACTCCTTACTATCTTTATCCATCATCCTATAAACTCTCACTCCATCACCGATTTCCAGCTTCCAACACCGCACAAATGGAAGCCATCCCTTACTGAGAACCGGCTTCCGATAGCCTTTCTTCTTCCTAATTGAACAACAAAATACCCAGTCTTTCCCATTCTCGTCCTTCACCTTAAACTCCACCTGAtgccgattttggaaattcaggAAACATCTTTTCTTCTTAGTTGGAATAGACAACCGCGCCTTGATATCCGTCCTTGAAAGTATCTTCATGAATAGTGGTTTCTCTATTGCCATTGCTTTAAGGAAAAAAAGTGAGTTGAAGAGGTATTTTTCTAAGGGTTTTAGTGTTTCCTACccagagaaacaaagaaaatggCTGTTTACCTTTGTCCTTCACTCTTATTTCTTTGACCGATGTGAGGGTAGTTTCCCGCTTTTCTCCTGTTCTTCCTTACTTTGTAAGGAATTGGATGCAATTTCTTCGAACAAAGCAAGAAAGAAcaggttttattaaaaaaagaagtCAACTACTTCTATATATATTTaccaaattatttaattttatcttttattttcagtagttgttattttaaaatttgtataataacaactttaaattttaatatttataaattatgttaatttattttttattttaaaaaaattaacccttaacatttacatTTCATGTAATCTggtctctctatttttttaaaattttgtttttctttataatattgagggttaattttaaaaaatagaaaaaattaagattattatcttagatttttagtgttttcatttttatatgttttcaattaaatttagttgataaatttattttttaaatatttactaatagtttagtgaccattttgtatttttcATAGTTAGGTgattgaaaaaaatttataaataattatgtaattactaatataatttaccaaaaaaacgAATTTTGAAGTGACAAAAATTAAAAAGGTTTTACTTAGGAGTAAGTAATACCATTTACTATTAGGGTAACCCTCTATTTTTATGAATTAAGAAAAACctataatgttaaatttatatttttaatttgaaattctattaaaaatattttttttgatatatttaaaaactAGAGTTACCCTGGCGCTgggtttttataaaatttttgttccattaataataaattttaatttaaaatgaaataaattatatatttatcctagattagtatttaattatttatacccACGTAATCATGTGGTAAAAACATACCCATCTAATTCGCCCTCTATTTTTCTAATCGCATAAATTATGGTAGCGTTATTACtaagtttgaaatttaatttttatatttgtatttagattttatttttcatttttataatattattttttagactAAATGGTTGATATTATTGACTATTACGATTTATATAAtgcttaaatttgaaatttaattaaacttccttttttttatgaaaaaattaaaaaaaaatctatttactctgaatttgacataagatttttgagaaaatatttggtacattatCGGTGGAGTTTTTAGATTTCATAAGCTGGGTTAGAGGGTTGAAAAgctgttttcaaaataaaaaaagctaacttgagatttttatttaaaaaattaattttttctggCATGGATTTGGTATTCGGAGGTGTTTTAAGAAAATAAGTATAGAATCATATGACATACTTTGGAGTTAATTATTTAAGCTATATTTAAATTCTgaatttatttcttgttaaattttattgttttaataatcttaaatttctttaatatTGATTTGGGTACGTTTTTGGGGTTCCCATCATCTATATAGGAGCTAATAAAAACTTGCATGCTCTGTTAATTGACCATTAGAAAGGGAAGGTTTATCTCTGGCAGTTTGTAATGTTATTGTTCAGTTTACGAGTTACGACGTCTTCTATTCCTTTGTATTCTATGCAAACAGCCTTACTTTCGGCTTCTGTCTGTGATCACTTGGATAGGATCAATTGCAATTTTATTTGGGGAGGGTCTACATATTATTCTCATAATCACTTGGTGAGTTGGGACTTAGCTTGTCGTACGAAAGTGAGTCGGGGACTTGGACTGCGTAAAGCTCGCTTAAATATTATGTCCATGCTTGCTAAATCTAGTTGGAGGATTTTTAATCAACATGATTCTCTTTGGTGTCATGTATTCCGGTCGACTTGGAGAGGCCTGTTGAAATCAGGGATGGTTGTTCAGCTTGGTTGTAAATGGCGCATAGGTGTTGGTACCCAACTGAATTTTTGGTCGGATTGGTGTTTCATCTGTTCTATCTCACCATGATAAAGAGCATGCCCCATGAATATACATGATACATCGgtcaaatttaaacttaaattatattCTATATTATATAAGTACTAAGTTCTTACAATCATTTCGCCATACTAGGATCGTGCATCTACACTTACTAAGACTTTAGACTTAATTCGGTATAATACACTTATTCAACCCCGAGGCATAACCTCTAAGGGTGCCCCTCAATATGCATAATACAGTTAAGACGCTACTCGTGTGAGCCTGGCGGTGTTTGACTTGATCCCTCCATACGATCCTTAAGTCATTCATTGACCCTGCATACAAGGCAATACATTCATAAGTTCAGATGAACTTAGTGAGATTTCGTGCAACAATAATCATAAAAGACTCTAGATTTTCGGGTAAATAAAATTAAGGGTGCAAAAGAAAAACTCCCTGAATGTCTTAGGAGATTCTGTAGATTGACTAGCATAGCCGACGCCAATTCGTTCTTTGAACAAATCGCTAGCGGACATGCCAACTAATTTAGTCGTAAGTGTACTTTTCCAAACAACCCTTTTTTGGGTATTGACCCTGTTTAGCTTCATTTCAGACCTCCATTTTACCTTCCTAATTTGACTCACCACAAGATAATAACCATATACGTAACTATGTGGATTGGCGTCAACAACTATTGGCGAACATACAGATATCTCGCCACACGGTAGATTTGTCCCTAGTCCGTTCATTCCATACCA from Gossypium hirsutum isolate 1008001.06 chromosome A04, Gossypium_hirsutum_v2.1, whole genome shotgun sequence includes:
- the LOC107938752 gene encoding ATP phosphoribosyltransferase 2, chloroplastic, producing the protein MSQFSSAFTAASSVSLPPPSFYVSVSKRSFIYCCSSSQSRTTVVNGKFDGKIVDRDEIRFGLPSKGRMAGDTLDLLKDCQLSVKQVNPRQYVAQIPQLSNVEVWFQRPKDIVRKLLSGDLDLGIVGLDTVSEYGRGDEDLIFVHDALKYGDCRLSLAIPKYGIFENINSLKELAQMPRWTIDRPLRVATGFTYLGPKFMQENGLKHVIFSTADGALEAAPAMGIADAILDLVSSGTTLRENNLKEIEGGVVLESQAVLVASRKALIQRKGALDITHEILERFEAHLRAADQFMVTANMRGSSAEEVAERVLSQPSLSGLQGPTVSPVLCKRDGKVAADYYAIVVCVPKKALYKSVQQLRAIGGSGVLISPLTYIFDEETPRWRELLSKLGL